A genomic region of Choristoneura fumiferana chromosome 17, NRCan_CFum_1, whole genome shotgun sequence contains the following coding sequences:
- the LOC141437386 gene encoding EF-hand domain-containing family member C2-like, translating to MTVRNPRLPMLPGYGSNPLIGKTKFGVRPVFTAIDRVNMLVDKTEGENRVPSLYCRKQAPDLPTWIMYDKHILRFQAYFQQTLHEMRSASSVLRKVEIFFFLEDGTIKVMEPRTENSGMSQGTMICRQRIRLPFSYDMYYDVLDLNIGREVTFHGKVFKIVNCDNFTRVFLNRLGINVPDPLNWPDAVERAVDKSKPPKHRPFRQFLDFDRQVLRFYGYWDDRESEAGTIHLLEIHYFLADDTIEIKEMVPPNSGVEVGPMFLKRMRVPRKLPAQVEMTGGPKLASYSPADLSIGAVLNVYGRKVVLTDCDPFTKEYYRVTYGFDTFVPLPTPGDDTTEKISVSIKDRKLPPWNGYGSYDDSAENCRTVLPKPPHKDFIKFLHKDRVGFDSHALRFAARLINDNPEDARRYFIIKYFLCDDTIGIFELGERNSGFKGGKFFRRDKMYLPNVDFFVPKEPPAYSDKDMWIGNELVINQHCFRLIAADEYALRYLEVNAQEYPMANVPLIMDKIRRTLASKENGYKDFVAKYMEAVLPSNRDLMSTKCFKQALKEIMCEKMTEHEFITLIRYFRGDPGKEKSPRREMVRSLVFSDLTRGLWDDRARLREGLAHADDGGAGVLPAPRLRQLLRAHRLPLSNDLMDCMLSVLETDENCNIRYDDLMNFLDFQTRPVYNLAEGDYLKVVRHAPPVKETECKLWQDADTLIQEGYVNWSAFLCQLNLEHLVKDQTELVQK from the exons ATGACTGTACGAAATCCAAGATTGCCGATGTTACCTGGCTACGGCTCCAACCCATTG ATTGGGAAAACAAAGTTTGGAGTGCGTCCGGTTTTTACTGCTATCGACAGAGTTAACATGTTGGTAGATAAAACTGAAGGGGAAAATCGTGTACCATCACTATACTGCCGGAAACAAGCACCGGATCTACCTACTTGGATTATGTATGATAAGCat ATCCTTCGTTTTCAAGCGTATTTCCAACAAACGCTACATGAAATGCGGAGCGCGTCAAGTGTACTCCGCAAAGTGGAAATATTCTTCTTTCTTGAGGATGGCACTATAAAGGTTATGGAGCCGCGAACCGAGAACAGTGGGATGTCTCAAG gaacAATGATATGTCGTCAACGAATACGGCTTCCGTTCAGCTACGACATGTACTACGATGTACTTGACCTCAACATCGGAAGAGAAGTCACTTTTCACGGAaaagtttttaaa ATTGTGAATTGCGACAACTTCACAAGAGTATTTTTAAATCGTCTTGGTATTAATGTACCCGACCCATTAAACTGGCCAGACGCTGTCGag AGAGCCGTGGATAAGTCTAAGCCACCTAAGCATAGACCGTTTCGACAGTTTCTGGATTTTGATAGACAAGTgctaag ATTTTATGGTTATTGGGATGATCGTGAGTCTGAAGCGGGAACGATACATCTTCTTGAGATACATTATTTTTTGGCGGACGATACAATAGAAATTAAAGAAATGGTTCCTCCTAACTCCGGAGTGGAGGTTGGACCGATGTTTCTGAAGAGGATGCGGGTGCCACGG AAACTGCCAGCACAAGTTGAAATGACGGGTGGCCCAAAATTAGCATCCTATAGTCCTGCAGACTTGAGCATCGGGGCCGTTTTGAATGTTTACGGGCGTAAGGTCGTCCTCACTGATTGCGATCCTTTCACTAAGGAATACTACCGCGTTACGTATGGCTTcg ATACTTTTGTGCCTCTTCCGACGCCAGGAGACGACACAACGGAGAAAATTAGTGTCAGTATTAAGGATCGGAAACTACCTCCTTGGAACGGTTACGGTTCTTACGATGATTCTGCCGAAAATTGTCGTACCGTGCTACCTAAACCACCGCATAAAGACTTCATAAAATTTTTACACAAAGATAG AGTTGGTTTCGACTCGCATGCTCTCCGTTTTGCTGCGCGACTAATCAACGATAACCCTGAAGACGCGCGCCGTTActtcataattaaatattttctgtgtGACGACACCATAGGCATATTCGAATTGGGTGAACGAAATTCAGGCTTTAAG GGTGGAAAATTCTTCCGTCGTGACAAAATGTATCTACCCAACGTGGATTTCTTCGTACCCAAAGAGCCTCCGGCGTATTCTGACAAGGACATGTGGATCGGCAACGAGCTGGTTATCAACCAGCACTGTTTCAGGCTCATCGCCGCCGATGAATATGCGCTACGGTACTTGGAGGTCAATGCGCAAGAG TATCCCATGGCTAACGTACCTCTGATAATGGACAAGATTCGCCGGACTCTGGCGTCTAAAGAAAATGGCTACAAGGATTTTGTCGCTAAATATATGGAAGCGGTGTTGCCAAGTAACAGGGACCTTATGTCTACAAAATGTTTCAA ACAAGCATTGAAAGAAATAATGTGCGAGAAAATGACGGAGCATGAATTTATAACGTTGATAAGATACTTTCGTGGCGATCCCGGAAAGGAAAAGAGTCCCAGAAGGGAGATGGTCAG GTCGTTGGTGTTCTCTGATCTGACGCGTGGGTTGTGGGACGACCGCGCGCGTCTGCGCGAAGGACTAGCGCACGCGGACGACGGCGGCGCGGGCGTGCTGCCGGCGCCGCGGCTGCGCCAGCTGCTGCGCGCGCACCGTCTCCCGCTCAGCAACGACCTCATGGACTGCATGCTGTCTGT ATTGGAGACTGATGAGAACTGCAATATCCGCTACGATGACCTTATGAACTTCCTAGACTTCCAGACGCGCCCAGTTTATAACCTCGCTGAAGGCGATTACCTTAAAGTAGTCCGTCACGCGCCCCCCGTGAAAGAGACAGAG TGCAAACTATGGCAGGATGCCGACACCCTCATCCAAGAGGGCTACGTCAACTGGAGTGCTTTCCTCTGTCAGCTTAATCTCGAGCACCTGGTCAAGGATCAGACGGAATTGGTCCAAAAATAA